Proteins co-encoded in one Flavobacterium sp. M31R6 genomic window:
- a CDS encoding anaerobic C4-dicarboxylate transporter family protein produces MIWIEFAVLIGMILIGSQMKGIGLGVMGMVGLFVFLFVFKMKPTDPPLDVMLIIMAIVTTAATLQASGGLDYLVNLAEKIIRSNPSNITFIAPFTVYFLCLFAGTAHIVYSLLPIISEVSAKKRIRPERPLSISVIASHLALTGSPMSAATAALVVILGYPGALVDIMMICIPACIIGLLLGCFSVFKKGIELNDDPVFIEKMKDPEFAKSMQADVEGEVKSLKPGAKTSVLIFTFAIILIVIAGAFPNLVPSFEPGAKTLAVAANGSLSMVTIISVITLTASAAMMLITKTSTSDVTKASLFTSMASAVVSVFGVVWMSSTFMHANNDIIQEALGGIVNAYPWTFAIAVFIMGVLMFSQAATTKTMMPLGIALGLPSSALIAIFPAVNSDFVLPGYPTLLAAINFDRTGSTKIGNYVINHSFNVPGVIAIGVAIAVGFLLGSFLL; encoded by the coding sequence ATGATTTGGATTGAATTTGCTGTTCTTATCGGAATGATTCTTATAGGGTCACAAATGAAAGGAATTGGATTAGGTGTAATGGGCATGGTAGGACTATTCGTTTTTCTTTTTGTTTTCAAAATGAAACCTACAGATCCGCCGCTAGATGTGATGTTAATTATTATGGCAATTGTAACAACGGCTGCAACCTTACAGGCATCGGGAGGATTAGATTATCTAGTGAATTTGGCTGAAAAAATTATTCGAAGCAACCCATCAAATATCACATTTATAGCGCCTTTTACGGTTTACTTTTTATGTCTGTTTGCAGGAACTGCTCATATAGTGTATTCCTTATTGCCTATTATTTCTGAAGTGTCGGCTAAGAAAAGAATTCGACCTGAACGACCATTGAGTATTTCGGTTATTGCTTCCCATTTGGCTCTTACGGGAAGTCCTATGAGTGCGGCAACAGCGGCTTTGGTGGTTATATTGGGTTATCCTGGCGCTTTGGTGGATATTATGATGATTTGTATTCCAGCATGTATCATAGGTTTGTTACTTGGTTGCTTTTCAGTTTTTAAAAAGGGAATCGAATTGAATGATGATCCTGTTTTTATTGAAAAAATGAAAGATCCTGAATTTGCAAAAAGTATGCAAGCAGATGTTGAAGGTGAAGTAAAAAGTTTAAAACCTGGAGCTAAAACTTCGGTTTTAATATTCACATTTGCAATAATTCTCATTGTAATTGCTGGTGCGTTCCCAAATTTAGTACCTAGTTTTGAACCTGGAGCCAAAACTCTTGCAGTTGCTGCTAATGGTTCTTTATCTATGGTTACAATAATTAGCGTAATAACACTTACTGCTTCTGCGGCCATGATGTTAATCACTAAAACAAGTACTTCAGATGTTACTAAAGCCTCTTTATTTACCTCTATGGCTTCAGCTGTAGTGTCCGTGTTTGGCGTTGTCTGGATGAGTTCTACTTTTATGCATGCCAATAATGATATAATACAAGAAGCCTTAGGAGGTATTGTTAATGCATATCCTTGGACTTTTGCTATTGCAGTTTTTATTATGGGGGTTTTGATGTTTAGTCAAGCGGCTACTACTAAAACAATGATGCCGTTGGGAATTGCTTTAGGACTTCCTTCATCGGCATTGATAGCTATATTTCCAGCTGTAAACAGTGATTTTGTTTTACCTGGATATCCAACATTATTGGCAGCTATAAATTTCGATA
- a CDS encoding type II asparaginase, with product MKKIVLLFMISVFVLPVQAQNKAPKTSPRIIILATGGTIAGSGESATKAAYTAGKVPIDDLLNAVPQIHDYGKITGEQIAQIGSQDMNVVTWLKLSKRINEIFKNNEAEAVVVTHGTDTQEETAYFLDLTVMSDKPVVLVGAMRPSTAMSQDGNRNLLDAVMVAASPKSQGKGVIVAMDEKIYDARDVTKTSTTNLETFQSRNFGPIGLIYDGKVNYYYQSLRNPSKKFDVTSLTSLPQVEIVYGYADASPVSVTGIANSGVKGIVYAGMGNGNFGEPVGKALADAAKKGILVCRSARAGSGRITLDNEVKDKELGFVVSDDLNPQKSRVLLMLALTTTSDREKIQQFFFDY from the coding sequence ATGAAAAAGATTGTTTTACTATTTATGATCTCAGTTTTTGTTTTACCGGTGCAAGCACAAAATAAAGCACCAAAAACCTCGCCAAGAATAATTATTTTGGCAACAGGCGGAACCATCGCCGGTTCCGGAGAATCAGCAACTAAAGCGGCTTATACAGCTGGAAAAGTACCTATTGACGATTTGCTAAATGCAGTACCTCAAATCCATGATTATGGAAAAATAACTGGAGAGCAAATTGCCCAAATTGGCAGCCAAGATATGAATGTAGTAACTTGGTTGAAATTATCAAAAAGAATAAATGAAATTTTCAAAAACAATGAGGCCGAGGCGGTAGTGGTTACACATGGTACGGATACTCAAGAAGAAACTGCCTATTTTTTGGATTTAACTGTTATGTCGGATAAGCCAGTTGTTCTAGTTGGAGCAATGCGACCATCAACAGCCATGAGTCAAGATGGTAACCGAAATTTATTGGATGCAGTAATGGTTGCGGCTAGCCCAAAAAGCCAGGGAAAAGGTGTGATTGTTGCTATGGATGAAAAAATTTATGATGCCAGAGACGTGACTAAAACCAGTACTACGAATCTGGAAACTTTTCAATCCCGTAATTTTGGTCCAATTGGATTAATTTATGATGGTAAAGTAAATTACTACTATCAATCATTAAGAAATCCTTCCAAAAAGTTTGATGTCACAAGCTTGACTTCTTTACCTCAAGTTGAAATTGTTTATGGATATGCAGATGCTAGCCCCGTGTCAGTAACAGGAATAGCAAATTCAGGCGTAAAAGGGATAGTTTATGCAGGAATGGGAAATGGTAATTTCGGAGAGCCAGTAGGAAAAGCATTGGCAGATGCTGCCAAAAAAGGAATTTTGGTTTGCCGTTCTGCAAGAGCAGGTTCCGGCAGAATTACTTTAGACAATGAAGTGAAAGATAAAGAACTTGGCTTTGTGGTTTCTGATGATTTAAATCCTCAAAAATCTAGAGTTTTATTGATGCTAGCTTTGACAACTACATCGGATAGAGAAAAGATACAACAGTTTTTCTTTGATTATTGA
- a CDS encoding aspartate ammonia-lyase, giving the protein MIVSLVLLSYSMFAQFRTEKDLLGEKQIPADAYYGVQTARALENFQVSGVKTSFYPDYVRAYAMVKLAAARANADVGRMKKDRLDAIEKACQAVIDGKYHDQFLVDLYQGGAGTSANMNANEVLANIALELSGHKKGEYKFIEPHDDLNMGQSTNDVYPTTIHVALLLHNDKLMKEVKLLSDAFHKKGDEFNKILKMGRTEGQDAVPMTLGQEFHAFGYQLDAEIEGLRKSEAYLYEENMGATAIGTGITATPGYAEKCATHLAKITGKPMKLSPDLIAATSSMQGFVMYSSALKSLSVAISKISSDLIILAMGPRTGLFEINLPALQPGSSIMPGKVNPVMPELMNQICYKVIGNDVTVTLASSNGLLQLNAYEPVVAISIMESQALFYKTLPLFRKNCIDGITANEEVLKHYIDRSVGIVTALNPVLGYEKTTELAKEALSTNKGILELIREKKLLTEDQIKKLLDPATMTGQK; this is encoded by the coding sequence ATGATAGTATCTCTAGTTCTGCTAAGCTATTCGATGTTTGCTCAGTTTAGAACTGAAAAAGATTTACTAGGTGAAAAACAAATTCCTGCAGATGCTTATTATGGTGTGCAAACGGCCAGAGCATTAGAGAATTTTCAGGTAAGTGGTGTAAAGACAAGCTTTTATCCAGATTATGTAAGGGCATATGCAATGGTTAAATTAGCCGCTGCCAGAGCTAATGCAGATGTTGGTCGCATGAAAAAAGATAGACTTGACGCTATTGAAAAAGCTTGCCAAGCAGTAATTGACGGCAAGTACCACGATCAGTTTTTGGTAGATCTTTACCAAGGGGGAGCGGGAACATCTGCCAATATGAATGCCAATGAAGTACTTGCGAATATTGCCCTTGAATTAAGCGGTCATAAAAAAGGGGAGTATAAATTTATAGAGCCTCATGACGACTTGAACATGGGACAATCTACAAATGACGTCTATCCGACGACCATTCATGTCGCATTGCTATTACACAATGATAAATTGATGAAAGAGGTAAAGTTACTTTCGGATGCTTTTCATAAAAAAGGGGATGAATTTAATAAAATACTAAAAATGGGTCGTACCGAGGGTCAGGATGCTGTTCCAATGACTTTAGGACAGGAGTTCCATGCTTTTGGTTACCAACTTGATGCAGAAATTGAAGGCTTACGTAAAAGTGAAGCTTATTTGTATGAAGAAAACATGGGAGCTACCGCTATTGGTACAGGGATTACGGCTACCCCTGGTTATGCAGAAAAATGCGCTACACATTTAGCAAAAATTACAGGAAAGCCTATGAAATTAAGTCCAGATTTGATTGCAGCCACTTCTAGTATGCAAGGATTTGTGATGTATTCATCAGCCTTGAAAAGTTTATCCGTGGCAATTTCAAAAATTAGTAGTGATTTAATTATTCTTGCTATGGGACCACGAACAGGGTTATTTGAAATCAACCTGCCGGCCTTACAACCAGGATCGTCTATTATGCCGGGTAAAGTAAATCCTGTGATGCCAGAATTAATGAATCAGATTTGCTACAAAGTGATTGGAAATGATGTGACAGTTACATTGGCTTCCTCAAATGGACTTCTTCAATTGAATGCCTACGAACCTGTAGTGGCCATTTCTATTATGGAATCTCAAGCTCTTTTTTATAAAACATTGCCTTTATTTAGGAAAAATTGTATTGATGGTATTACTGCCAATGAAGAAGTCCTGAAACATTATATTGACAGGAGTGTAGGTATAGTTACGGCACTAAATCCTGTTTTAGGTTACGAAAAAACCACAGAATTGGCAAAAGAGGCACTTTCTACAAATAAAGGAATACTGGAACTTATCCGTGAAAAGAAATTATTAACGGAGGATCAAATCAAAAAGCTTTTGGATCCAGCAACCATGACGGGGCAGAAATAA
- the aspA gene encoding aspartate ammonia-lyase — translation MEATRREHDFLGELEIPNHLYYGIQTFRAVENFNITGIPISREPLFIKALGYVKKAAAMANKDCGALDAKIAEAICYGSDQVIAGKFDKEFVSDLIQGGAGTSVNMNANEVIANIGLEYLGHKKGEYNFLHPNNHVNCSQSTNDAYPSAFRIALYLKMDHFIKTVENLEKAFAAKGSEFKKVLKMGRTQLQDAVPMTLGQEFHSYATTIGEDVLRLREAQSLVLDINMGATAIGTKVNAPEGYPEICVNYLAKEVGIPLTLSPDLIEATVDTGAYVQIMGTMKRTAVKISKICNDLRLLSSGPRTGFNEINLPPRQPGSSIMPGKVNPVIPEVVNQTCFYVIGQDLTVTMAAEAGQLQLNVMEPVIAFAMFTSLDYMSNAIQTLIDKCITGITANEQHCYNMVMNSIGIVTQLNPILGYEESASIAGEALKTGKSVHQIAVVERKLITQDKWDEIYSIENLINPRFITS, via the coding sequence ATGGAAGCAACAAGAAGAGAACATGATTTTTTAGGTGAATTAGAAATTCCAAATCATCTATATTATGGGATTCAAACATTTAGAGCAGTCGAGAATTTTAATATAACAGGTATTCCAATTTCGAGAGAACCATTGTTCATTAAGGCTTTGGGCTATGTGAAAAAAGCTGCTGCAATGGCTAACAAAGATTGTGGTGCTTTGGATGCTAAAATTGCTGAGGCCATTTGTTATGGAAGCGATCAAGTAATTGCGGGAAAATTTGATAAGGAATTTGTTAGTGATTTAATACAAGGAGGAGCTGGGACATCCGTAAATATGAATGCCAATGAGGTTATTGCTAACATTGGTTTGGAGTATTTGGGACATAAAAAAGGAGAATATAATTTCTTGCATCCAAATAATCATGTGAATTGTTCTCAATCTACAAACGACGCATATCCTTCTGCTTTTAGAATTGCACTGTATTTAAAGATGGATCATTTTATAAAAACAGTAGAAAATCTTGAAAAAGCTTTTGCAGCAAAAGGTAGCGAGTTCAAGAAAGTTTTAAAAATGGGAAGAACTCAACTGCAGGATGCAGTACCAATGACATTGGGACAGGAATTCCACTCCTATGCAACTACAATAGGTGAAGATGTTTTAAGGTTAAGAGAGGCTCAAAGTTTAGTGTTAGATATTAACATGGGGGCAACAGCCATTGGAACTAAAGTAAATGCTCCGGAAGGTTATCCAGAAATTTGTGTCAATTATTTGGCTAAAGAGGTTGGAATTCCATTGACATTGTCGCCAGATTTGATCGAAGCAACTGTGGATACTGGGGCTTATGTTCAAATAATGGGTACAATGAAAAGAACAGCGGTCAAAATTTCAAAAATATGTAATGATTTACGTTTGTTAAGTTCAGGACCAAGAACAGGATTTAATGAAATTAACCTGCCTCCTCGTCAGCCTGGCTCATCAATTATGCCTGGAAAGGTAAATCCTGTAATTCCAGAAGTTGTGAATCAAACCTGTTTTTATGTTATAGGGCAAGATTTAACCGTGACTATGGCGGCTGAAGCTGGACAATTACAATTAAATGTTATGGAGCCGGTAATTGCTTTTGCAATGTTTACCTCATTAGATTATATGTCAAATGCAATTCAAACATTAATTGATAAATGTATTACTGGTATTACTGCAAATGAGCAACATTGCTACAATATGGTAATGAATAGTATTGGAATTGTAACTCAGTTGAATCCAATTTTAGGATACGAAGAAAGTGCCAGTATTGCAGGAGAAGCATTAAAAACTGGAAAAAGCGTACATCAAATTGCAGTTGTGGAACGCAAACTTATTACTCAAGATAAATGGGATGAAATCTATTCAATAGAGAATTTAATTAATCCTAGGTTTATTACCTCATGA
- a CDS encoding TrkA C-terminal domain-containing protein, whose protein sequence is MNIEIPPIVKTIFFDFFLFATGYKVGPQFFQGLKKNAFPQLMLTIVICVSCLLIAFGSSKILGYDTGTAAGLLAGAFSESTLIGTASEAIHQLSISEVEKIKLINHIPVAYSLTYLIGATSFVFFLTTIAPKLLGINLVEESEKLSQKLTGETEHEPGIQSAYQRWIIRAYQITNEKWVGLTISEFEEQNKDLRLIIQRMRHNQELIEPTPKTIIQKDDILVIMAQHGIILNSLSNIGPEVLDEELLKFPLAHMDITITNKEISGKTIKELRNRFGNGLMLDKITREYQEIPFNLNTVLQKGDVLKLTGKMVLMEKAAKEIGYLDRLSTATDIVFLGLGIVLGGLFGLLSITVFGISITLTASGGALVMGLVFGWLHSQTPIFGSIPEPALWIFDNVGLATFIGLVGMAAGPSFISGLQEMGFSIVIAGFFVSIVPHIIGLFFGKYVLKMNPIILLGAQTGAGTSTIGLKAIQDASASKFPVLGYTIPYALGNILLTAWGPILVSMMN, encoded by the coding sequence TTGAACATCGAAATCCCCCCAATTGTCAAAACTATTTTCTTTGATTTTTTTCTTTTTGCCACCGGTTATAAAGTAGGACCACAATTTTTTCAAGGTTTAAAGAAAAATGCATTCCCTCAATTGATGCTTACAATTGTTATTTGTGTTAGCTGTTTGCTAATTGCTTTCGGGAGTTCCAAAATTTTAGGTTACGATACAGGTACTGCTGCCGGACTTTTGGCGGGAGCATTTTCAGAATCTACACTTATAGGTACTGCCTCTGAGGCGATACATCAACTTTCTATTTCTGAAGTAGAGAAAATAAAATTAATTAACCATATACCTGTTGCTTATTCACTTACCTATCTTATTGGGGCAACTTCTTTTGTTTTCTTTTTGACAACAATTGCTCCAAAGTTATTAGGAATCAATTTAGTTGAAGAGAGCGAAAAACTCAGCCAAAAATTAACTGGCGAAACGGAACATGAACCAGGTATACAATCTGCCTATCAAAGATGGATCATAAGAGCTTATCAAATAACCAATGAAAAATGGGTCGGACTTACCATATCCGAATTTGAAGAGCAAAATAAAGATTTAAGGTTAATCATTCAACGAATGAGACACAATCAAGAATTAATAGAACCTACTCCCAAAACAATTATTCAAAAAGATGATATATTGGTAATAATGGCTCAACATGGGATTATTTTGAACAGTCTCTCCAATATAGGTCCAGAAGTTTTAGATGAAGAATTGTTGAAATTCCCATTGGCGCACATGGATATAACAATCACAAATAAAGAAATTTCTGGAAAAACAATTAAAGAGTTACGTAATCGTTTCGGGAATGGATTGATGTTGGATAAGATTACTAGAGAGTATCAGGAGATTCCTTTTAACTTAAATACTGTTTTACAAAAAGGCGATGTTTTGAAGCTTACGGGCAAAATGGTTCTAATGGAAAAGGCCGCCAAAGAAATTGGATATTTAGATAGACTAAGTACTGCAACTGATATTGTTTTTTTAGGATTGGGAATTGTTTTAGGCGGACTTTTTGGATTGCTTTCAATAACTGTTTTTGGCATTTCAATTACGCTGACAGCCAGTGGTGGAGCATTGGTAATGGGATTGGTTTTTGGCTGGTTGCATTCACAAACACCAATATTTGGCAGTATTCCAGAACCTGCTTTGTGGATTTTTGACAATGTTGGATTGGCAACATTTATTGGATTGGTAGGGATGGCAGCAGGGCCTAGTTTTATTTCTGGACTTCAAGAAATGGGTTTTAGCATTGTTATCGCTGGTTTTTTTGTGTCAATCGTGCCACACATAATTGGGCTATTTTTCGGAAAATATGTTTTAAAAATGAACCCAATAATTCTGTTGGGTGCTCAAACGGGTGCTGGAACTTCAACCATTGGACTTAAGGCTATCCAAGATGCTTCGGCAAGTAAATTTCCAGTTTTAGGTTATACAATTCCTTATGCATTGGGGAACATACTGTTAACGGCTTGGGGACCAATTTTGGTTTCCATGATGAATTGA
- a CDS encoding NAD-dependent malic enzyme codes for MEDSTGYSILRNPRLNKGSAFTQEERDKYGLQGMLPEAVETIETQIVRIQEQLENFEKPINQYIFLMQLLENNETLFFKTITSDPAKFLPLVYTPTVGEACQKFGQVTRRPRGLYLSINQKDHIKEILRNWPEKDVRFTVVTDGGRILGLGDLGIFGLGIPIGKLVLYTSCGGVPPEYTLPIVLDVGTNNEEFLNDPLYPGLKCKRIRGKEFDDFVAAFVEAMNEVFPKICIQWEDFPGVDAIKILNTYKEKVCTFNDDIQGTAAIATAGFISISRLMEKRFIDQHFLFLGAGAAAFGIADMLVKKFQRDGLTREEALNQIWMFDVNGLLVKNRTDLVEHQFDFAHDSDPCTDFAEAVLKIKPTAIVGVSTVGGAFNQQVIENMSAVNERPIIFPYSNPTSHSECTAEQAYNWSKGKAIFASGSPFAPVEYQGKIFTPGQGNNVFIFPALGLAIFATEAKRVTDDILLTAAEAVAEQVCLADFEKGLIYPNVADILKVSVNVAVKVAEDIFNSGLAGVERPENISDFIKSKMYIPKYK; via the coding sequence ATGGAAGATAGCACTGGTTATTCAATATTACGGAATCCTCGATTAAATAAAGGATCAGCTTTTACTCAGGAGGAAAGAGATAAATATGGTTTGCAAGGAATGTTGCCAGAAGCAGTTGAAACCATTGAAACACAAATAGTACGTATTCAGGAACAACTGGAAAATTTTGAAAAACCCATAAATCAATATATTTTCCTGATGCAGTTGTTGGAGAATAATGAAACTTTGTTTTTTAAAACAATCACCAGTGATCCTGCCAAGTTTTTGCCCCTTGTATATACTCCGACAGTTGGAGAAGCTTGTCAAAAATTTGGACAAGTAACACGAAGACCCAGAGGTTTATATCTATCGATTAATCAAAAAGATCATATAAAAGAGATTCTGCGAAATTGGCCCGAAAAAGATGTCCGATTTACTGTTGTTACAGACGGCGGACGTATACTAGGATTGGGGGATTTGGGTATTTTTGGTTTAGGAATACCCATAGGGAAATTAGTTTTATATACCAGTTGCGGAGGAGTTCCTCCAGAATATACGCTGCCAATTGTGTTGGATGTTGGGACCAATAATGAAGAGTTTTTGAATGACCCACTATATCCAGGTTTGAAATGTAAAAGAATTAGAGGTAAGGAATTTGATGATTTTGTTGCCGCATTTGTTGAGGCTATGAACGAAGTTTTTCCAAAAATTTGCATACAATGGGAAGACTTTCCAGGAGTTGATGCCATCAAGATTTTAAATACCTACAAAGAGAAAGTTTGTACTTTTAATGATGATATTCAAGGAACGGCCGCTATCGCTACTGCAGGATTTATTTCCATAAGTCGCTTGATGGAAAAAAGATTTATTGATCAGCACTTTTTATTTTTAGGTGCAGGTGCCGCAGCTTTCGGTATCGCTGATATGCTTGTTAAAAAATTCCAAAGAGATGGTTTGACTAGGGAAGAAGCTTTAAATCAAATTTGGATGTTTGATGTAAATGGATTGTTGGTAAAAAACCGAACGGATCTTGTTGAGCATCAATTCGATTTTGCCCATGATTCAGATCCTTGTACCGATTTTGCCGAAGCAGTCCTTAAAATTAAGCCGACAGCCATTGTAGGTGTTAGTACAGTTGGAGGAGCATTTAATCAGCAGGTAATCGAAAATATGAGTGCTGTAAATGAACGGCCTATAATTTTTCCCTACTCCAACCCAACTTCTCATTCTGAATGTACTGCTGAACAGGCATATAATTGGAGTAAAGGGAAAGCCATTTTTGCTAGTGGAAGTCCATTTGCCCCGGTAGAATATCAAGGTAAAATCTTTACACCAGGCCAAGGAAATAATGTATTTATTTTTCCGGCTTTAGGACTCGCTATTTTTGCAACCGAAGCGAAGAGAGTTACAGATGATATATTATTGACTGCCGCAGAAGCTGTAGCAGAACAAGTATGTTTAGCGGATTTTGAAAAAGGTTTAATTTATCCCAATGTTGCCGATATTTTGAAAGTATCAGTAAATGTCGCTGTAAAAGTTGCGGAAGATATTTTTAATTCAGGTTTAGCAGGTGTTGAAAGGCCTGAAAATATTAGTGATTTTATCAAAAGCAAAATGTACATTCCGAAATACAAATAG
- a CDS encoding DUF2490 domain-containing protein, giving the protein MKNLSKILVLFFPFLIFGQGATKKEVNQQVQTWVSLNTVTKFSDHWGVVADAHIRENGFFESNNFYFLRGGVSYIPNASVSLTAGYAHMWLAPTKEGWSTYADENRIYQQAQLITKVGKVSILQRLRNEQRWQEKMVNDEPSGELRFTDRIRYLASFTIPVFSNKKLPSLVLSDELLIHFGKEVVYNTFDQNRLFIGIKQNINPKLSYDFGYMNVYQEKYSGYQYDMNHTIRLFFYLNTAIKHNAPKAPEHHSGDE; this is encoded by the coding sequence TTGAAAAATTTATCTAAAATTTTAGTTTTATTCTTCCCCTTTTTAATCTTCGGTCAAGGGGCGACAAAAAAAGAAGTTAATCAGCAAGTTCAAACTTGGGTTTCATTGAACACGGTGACAAAGTTCAGTGATCACTGGGGAGTTGTTGCCGATGCCCATATTCGTGAAAATGGTTTCTTTGAAAGTAATAATTTTTATTTTTTGAGAGGCGGTGTTTCTTATATACCTAATGCATCGGTTTCATTAACGGCAGGTTATGCCCATATGTGGTTAGCTCCAACAAAAGAGGGATGGTCAACTTACGCGGATGAAAACAGAATATATCAACAAGCACAATTAATCACCAAAGTTGGAAAAGTAAGTATTCTTCAAAGATTGCGAAACGAACAAAGATGGCAAGAGAAAATGGTGAATGATGAACCCTCAGGCGAACTTCGTTTTACCGATAGAATACGTTATTTAGCCAGTTTCACTATTCCGGTATTCAGTAACAAAAAGTTACCTTCATTGGTTTTATCGGATGAGTTGTTAATTCATTTCGGCAAAGAAGTGGTCTATAATACATTTGATCAAAACAGATTGTTTATTGGAATCAAACAAAATATCAACCCCAAATTGAGTTATGATTTTGGTTATATGAATGTTTATCAAGAAAAATATTCAGGTTATCAATACGACATGAATCATACTATTCGATTGTTCTTTTACCTGAATACAGCAATAAAGCATAACGCACCTAAAGCTCCAGAGCATCATTCGGGAGACGAATAA
- a CDS encoding endonuclease/exonuclease/phosphatase family protein: protein MNKVFFLFFLLFFNTFYSQTKLLSWNLENFGKSKSDQEIAFIVNTVKEYDIITIQEVVAGNGGAQAVVKLADALNQKGSKWDYRISDPTSSSNYKTERYAFIWKTSSLKLKGKPWLEQKYHLEIDREPYFATFEIKGKNITIATFHAITKSKQPETEIKYFKLLPQEYPTLNLLFAGDFNCPQSHSVFTPLKKMGFAPVLENQKTSLKTKPKGDNYLASEYDNMFYKTSSINYIKSDVIMFYKKFISLKEARKISDHIPIWFEFSLN from the coding sequence ATGAACAAAGTATTTTTTCTTTTCTTTTTACTTTTTTTCAATACTTTTTATTCCCAAACCAAACTCCTTTCCTGGAATCTGGAAAACTTTGGTAAATCCAAATCAGATCAGGAGATTGCATTTATTGTCAATACAGTAAAAGAATATGATATAATCACAATTCAAGAAGTAGTGGCTGGAAACGGTGGAGCACAGGCCGTGGTAAAACTAGCTGATGCACTCAACCAAAAAGGAAGTAAATGGGATTATCGGATAAGTGACCCCACTTCAAGCAGTAACTATAAAACAGAACGTTATGCTTTTATCTGGAAAACCAGTAGTCTAAAACTAAAAGGAAAACCTTGGCTGGAGCAAAAATATCATTTGGAAATAGATCGTGAACCTTATTTTGCTACTTTTGAAATCAAAGGAAAAAACATTACCATTGCTACTTTTCATGCTATCACAAAAAGTAAGCAACCCGAAACTGAGATTAAATATTTCAAGCTTCTGCCCCAAGAATATCCTACTTTGAATTTACTGTTTGCAGGAGATTTTAATTGTCCGCAATCGCATTCGGTTTTTACGCCTTTAAAGAAAATGGGCTTCGCTCCTGTTTTAGAAAATCAAAAGACATCACTAAAAACAAAACCTAAAGGTGACAATTACCTCGCGTCTGAATATGACAATATGTTTTATAAAACCAGTTCCATAAACTATATAAAATCGGATGTGATTATGTTTTATAAAAAATTCATTTCCTTAAAAGAAGCGCGGAAAATATCTGATCATATTCCTATTTGGTTTGAATTTTCCTTGAATTAA